The Triticum aestivum cultivar Chinese Spring chromosome 7B, IWGSC CS RefSeq v2.1, whole genome shotgun sequence genome window below encodes:
- the LOC123161322 gene encoding uncharacterized protein, which yields MEKCRSVPHEHAAAAYYGCGGGYDYEDVSRGTAVKSYSFNGPSAGEDPEAKRRRRVASYNVFASQARLKSSVRGSFKWLKSKLSDVRYGGL from the coding sequence ATGGAGAAGTGCAGATCGGTGCCGCACGAGCACGCAGCGGCGGCGTACTACGGGTGCGGTGGCGGGTACGACTACGAGGACGTGAGCCGGGGCACGGCGGTCAAGTCGTACAGCTTCAACGGCCCCAGCGCCGGCGAGGACCCGGAggcgaagcggcggcggcgggtggcgtcgtACAACGTGTTCGCGTCGCAGGCCCGGCTCAAGTCCTCCGTCCGCGGCAGCTTCAAGTGGCTCAAGTCCAAGCTCTCCGACGTCCGCTACGGTGGCCTCTGA